The Criblamydia sequanensis CRIB-18 genome contains a region encoding:
- a CDS encoding zinc-dependent alcohol dehydrogenase family protein, giving the protein MKALVYQGNNKIQVENKPKPEIINPTDCIVKITATTICGTDLHIWKGDVPTVEKGRTLGHEGIGIIEAVGDAVSNFRVNDKVLISCITSCGTCSFCKDKMYSQCVRGGWLLGHKIDGTQAEYVRIPFADTSLYPIPDSVDEEPFVMFSDILPTGFETGVLKGRIKLGDKVAIIGAGPIGLATLLTAQFYTPETIFVVDRDNYRLEVAKKLGATYIINDVTKNAVNTILEMTQNKGVDVAIEAVGTPEAFDTCQAIVGAGGHIANIGVHGKEVSLHLEQLWNKNITLTTALVDTFSIPDLLKVYRNGKLNPNELITHHFDLDEILQAYEIFKNSSEKHSLKIILKAKN; this is encoded by the coding sequence ATGAAAGCCCTTGTCTATCAAGGAAATAATAAAATTCAGGTAGAAAATAAGCCTAAACCCGAGATAATAAATCCGACCGATTGCATAGTGAAAATCACGGCAACCACTATTTGCGGAACAGATCTTCATATTTGGAAAGGCGATGTCCCTACGGTAGAGAAAGGACGAACGCTCGGTCATGAGGGAATAGGAATCATTGAGGCTGTCGGCGATGCCGTTTCGAATTTTCGTGTCAACGACAAGGTATTAATATCTTGCATTACCTCCTGCGGCACTTGCAGCTTTTGTAAAGATAAAATGTACTCGCAATGTGTGAGAGGAGGTTGGTTGCTTGGCCATAAGATAGATGGTACTCAAGCAGAATACGTTCGCATACCTTTTGCCGATACTAGCCTTTACCCTATCCCGGATAGTGTTGATGAAGAGCCTTTTGTAATGTTTAGCGACATTCTACCCACCGGATTTGAAACAGGAGTTCTCAAAGGAAGAATCAAATTAGGAGATAAGGTAGCTATTATTGGCGCTGGGCCGATTGGTTTAGCAACGCTACTAACTGCTCAATTTTATACACCTGAGACCATTTTTGTTGTTGATCGGGATAATTATCGACTAGAAGTCGCAAAAAAGCTAGGCGCAACTTATATAATAAATGATGTAACTAAGAACGCTGTCAACACTATTTTGGAAATGACCCAAAACAAAGGTGTGGATGTCGCTATAGAAGCTGTCGGAACACCGGAGGCTTTTGATACCTGTCAAGCGATCGTTGGCGCCGGCGGCCATATTGCAAATATTGGTGTGCATGGGAAAGAGGTGAGTCTGCATCTAGAACAGCTTTGGAACAAAAATATTACTTTAACAACAGCATTAGTCGATACTTTCAGCATTCCCGACCTTCTCAAGGTTTACAGAAATGGGAAACTAAATCCCAATGAATTAATTACCCATCACTTTGATTTAGATGAAATACTTCAAGCTTATGAGATATTTAAAAATTCATCCGAAAAACATTCCTTAAAAATTATTTTAAAAGCAAAAAATTGA